One stretch of Oceanipulchritudo coccoides DNA includes these proteins:
- the glyA gene encoding serine hydroxymethyltransferase codes for MSTIESNINHLDPTPTQQLDPELYAAIQGEWKRQQNHIELIASENFTLPAIMELTGSVLTNKYAEGYPGKRYYGGCEWVDVAEQLAIDRAKELFGAEYANVQPHAGSQANFGVYTAVLEPGDKILTMNLSDGGHLTHGSAVNFSGKLYSVVHYGVDPETGLIDYDSLEEQARKERPKMITVGASAYPRIIDFERMAGIAKEVGAYILADIAHIAGLVAAGEHPNPVPFCDFVTTTTHKTLRGPRGGLILAKEKYAKQLNSAIFPGGQGGPLMHVIAAKALCFREAMKPEFKAYQSQVRKNAAAMAQTFLDKGYKLSSNGTDNHLILIDLRKSHPDLTGKVAQIALDKAHITTNRNTVPGETRSPFQTSGLRLGSPACTSRGMVESDFQKIAEAIDLVLGDVESEAAFESARKVALELCEAHPLPY; via the coding sequence ATGAGCACAATCGAATCCAATATCAACCATCTTGACCCGACTCCAACCCAGCAGCTCGACCCGGAGCTGTACGCCGCCATCCAAGGCGAATGGAAGCGACAACAAAACCACATCGAGCTAATCGCCTCGGAGAACTTCACCTTGCCCGCGATCATGGAGCTGACCGGCAGTGTTCTTACCAACAAATATGCTGAGGGTTATCCGGGAAAACGCTATTACGGGGGCTGTGAATGGGTCGATGTTGCCGAGCAACTCGCCATCGACCGGGCCAAGGAGTTATTCGGGGCCGAGTACGCCAACGTCCAGCCACATGCCGGCAGCCAGGCGAATTTCGGGGTCTATACGGCTGTTCTCGAACCGGGTGACAAAATCCTGACGATGAACCTGTCCGATGGGGGTCACCTGACGCACGGGAGTGCAGTCAATTTTTCTGGCAAGCTGTATTCAGTCGTTCATTACGGTGTGGATCCCGAGACAGGGCTGATCGATTATGATTCCCTGGAGGAACAGGCCCGCAAGGAGCGCCCGAAGATGATCACCGTCGGGGCCTCTGCTTACCCGCGCATTATTGATTTTGAGCGAATGGCTGGCATTGCCAAGGAAGTCGGGGCCTACATCCTCGCCGACATTGCCCATATCGCCGGACTCGTCGCCGCGGGCGAACATCCAAACCCCGTCCCGTTTTGTGATTTTGTCACGACAACTACCCACAAAACCCTTCGCGGGCCGCGGGGTGGCTTGATCCTTGCAAAGGAAAAATATGCCAAGCAATTGAATTCCGCTATCTTCCCCGGCGGGCAGGGCGGGCCCCTCATGCACGTCATTGCCGCAAAGGCGCTGTGCTTCCGCGAGGCCATGAAGCCAGAATTCAAAGCGTACCAGAGCCAGGTCCGCAAAAATGCGGCGGCCATGGCTCAGACCTTCCTCGATAAAGGTTACAAACTAAGCAGTAACGGGACCGACAATCACCTGATTTTAATCGACCTGCGCAAGAGTCATCCAGACCTGACCGGAAAAGTGGCTCAAATCGCCCTCGACAAGGCCCACATTACAACCAATCGCAACACCGTTCCCGGCGAAACCCGTAGCCCGTTCCAGACGAGTGGATTGCGGCTGGGCTCTCCCGCTTGCACAAGCCGGGGTATGGTTGAGTCTGATTTCCAGAAGATCGCGGAAGCTATCGACCTGGTCCTGGGAGATGTCGAGAGCGAGGCCGCTTTTGAATCAGCTCGCAAAGTGGCTCTCGAGCTTTGTGAAGCCCACCCGTTGCCCTATTGA
- the rpiB gene encoding ribose 5-phosphate isomerase B, whose translation MKISIGFDHGALPLRQALLEHLQSGGHEIIDHGTDSPASVDYPDFSREVCKDVTEQRAEIGILCCTTGIGMSMSANKFKGIRAALVQHEDEAALTRRHNNANVICFGALHTTPYEACRLVDCFIENAFEGGRHERRVAKFMELEEESCS comes from the coding sequence ATGAAAATCAGCATAGGTTTTGACCACGGAGCTCTTCCGCTCCGCCAAGCGCTTCTGGAACACCTTCAATCCGGCGGTCATGAGATCATCGACCATGGAACCGATTCACCCGCTTCTGTGGACTATCCGGACTTTTCCAGGGAAGTCTGCAAGGACGTGACGGAGCAACGGGCGGAAATCGGTATTCTCTGCTGCACAACCGGCATCGGAATGAGCATGTCAGCAAATAAATTCAAGGGAATCCGGGCGGCACTGGTCCAACATGAAGACGAGGCTGCCCTTACCCGCCGGCACAATAATGCAAATGTCATATGCTTTGGAGCCCTCCACACAACCCCCTACGAAGCCTGTCGCTTGGTCGATTGCTTCATCGAAAATGCCTTTGAAGGCGGGCGTCACGAGCGGCGAGTGGCGAAGTTCATGGAATTGGAGGAAGAATCCTGCAGTTGA
- a CDS encoding low molecular weight protein arginine phosphatase: protein MEGHPRIITVVCTGNVCRSPMAASLLKHALKAEEEPLRSIIVHSAGVSAFSGDPASRNACKALQPVNLDISAHRSRPLSDQLADESDLILTMTSGHIEAIRLHHPDLKAPVYRFREWVESGSKEVPDPFGGPLDLYVETRDHLAEAVPSIIKFLKESPQQ, encoded by the coding sequence ATGGAAGGCCATCCTCGAATAATTACCGTAGTCTGTACCGGCAATGTCTGCCGGAGCCCAATGGCGGCCAGTCTGCTCAAGCACGCCTTGAAAGCTGAGGAAGAACCGCTTCGCTCCATCATTGTTCATTCGGCTGGGGTGTCAGCCTTCTCCGGGGATCCAGCATCAAGAAATGCCTGCAAGGCTCTGCAGCCGGTCAATCTGGATATTTCCGCACACCGGAGTCGTCCCCTTTCAGACCAGCTTGCTGACGAATCAGATCTTATCCTGACAATGACCTCGGGCCATATCGAAGCCATTCGACTGCACCATCCGGATCTGAAGGCCCCTGTTTACCGGTTTCGGGAATGGGTTGAATCAGGATCAAAGGAGGTGCCTGATCCCTTTGGCGGCCCTCTTGATTTGTATGTTGAAACAAGGGATCACCTGGCCGAGGCTGTCCCTTCCATCATCAAGTTTCTCAAGGAATCCCCACAACAATGA
- a CDS encoding Asp23/Gls24 family envelope stress response protein encodes MEESHQEEQSENFDTLQEDSGLGSISINNEVVANIVAMAAKEVPGVVGLASGGIKDDIAGLFGGKRDSSSAVSISEAADGSYHIKAKLILTFGVQLAKVAQSVQEAVRDQVENMTNKDVSKVDVIVDGVRREDAASPEETETE; translated from the coding sequence ATGGAAGAAAGTCATCAAGAAGAGCAGAGTGAAAATTTCGATACCCTCCAGGAGGACTCCGGTCTCGGGAGCATCAGTATCAACAACGAGGTTGTGGCCAACATCGTCGCCATGGCGGCCAAGGAAGTTCCCGGTGTCGTCGGGCTTGCCAGTGGTGGCATCAAGGACGACATCGCAGGTCTATTTGGTGGCAAGCGCGACAGCAGTTCAGCAGTCTCGATCTCAGAGGCTGCTGACGGATCCTACCACATCAAGGCAAAGCTGATCCTGACCTTTGGGGTCCAGTTGGCCAAGGTGGCCCAAAGTGTCCAGGAGGCCGTTCGCGACCAAGTGGAAAACATGACCAACAAGGATGTTTCCAAGGTTGATGTGATCGTGGATGGCGTGCGCCGGGAAGACGCCGCTTCTCCTGAAGAGACGGAAACCGAATAA
- the accC gene encoding acetyl-CoA carboxylase biotin carboxylase subunit yields the protein MFKKILIANRGEIALRIIRACKELGVETVAVYSEADEQSLHVQLADGAICIGPAAGSDSYLRAERIIAAAEITDVDAIHPGYGFLSEDPDFAEQCEECKIKFIGPNSEHIRQMGDKATARATVAAAGVPTVPGSEGVVKHPEDGLKIAEKIGYPVIIKAVAGGGGRGMRLAHNSISFQKEFTAASSEAEKAFGNGAVYIEKFIEEPRHIEFQILADEHGNVIHLGERDCSIQRRHQKVIEESPSPFMTPELREKMGDAAIKAAKACNYWNAGTIEFLVDKHRNFYFIEMNTRIQVEHPVTEEVTGIDLIKEQFRIASGEKLLLEQKDVQMKGHAIECRICAENPSMNFAPSPGEISLYYPPGGHGVRVDSHIYGGYTIPKYYDSMIAKVITVGRNRELALSRMNRALNEYLIRGIFTNISFAQSIINDPDFVRGNYTTRFIEEFMQRTPKTLFESKHRP from the coding sequence ATGTTTAAGAAGATCCTCATCGCAAACCGTGGGGAAATAGCCCTGCGCATCATCCGGGCCTGCAAGGAGCTCGGAGTTGAAACTGTGGCTGTTTACTCGGAAGCGGACGAACAATCCCTTCATGTGCAGCTCGCCGACGGGGCAATCTGTATCGGTCCCGCCGCTGGAAGTGATTCTTACCTCCGGGCGGAGCGTATTATTGCCGCTGCGGAAATCACGGACGTGGATGCAATCCATCCGGGATACGGCTTCTTGTCGGAGGATCCGGACTTCGCGGAACAATGCGAAGAATGCAAAATCAAGTTTATTGGCCCGAATTCAGAGCACATCCGCCAAATGGGTGACAAGGCGACCGCGCGCGCTACTGTAGCCGCGGCTGGAGTGCCGACCGTCCCGGGCAGCGAAGGCGTCGTTAAACATCCTGAGGATGGACTCAAAATTGCCGAGAAAATCGGCTATCCAGTCATCATTAAGGCCGTTGCTGGAGGCGGTGGCCGTGGAATGCGCCTCGCCCACAACTCTATTTCCTTCCAGAAGGAGTTCACGGCAGCCAGCTCCGAAGCGGAGAAAGCCTTTGGTAATGGAGCGGTCTACATCGAGAAATTCATCGAGGAACCCCGCCATATCGAATTCCAGATCCTGGCCGACGAGCACGGTAATGTCATCCACCTCGGAGAGCGGGATTGTTCCATCCAGAGACGCCACCAGAAGGTGATTGAGGAATCCCCCTCCCCGTTCATGACGCCCGAATTAAGGGAGAAAATGGGCGACGCCGCCATAAAGGCAGCCAAGGCATGCAATTATTGGAATGCAGGAACAATCGAATTCCTCGTCGATAAGCACCGGAACTTCTATTTCATCGAAATGAACACCCGGATCCAGGTGGAGCATCCTGTCACCGAGGAAGTCACGGGAATCGATCTCATCAAGGAGCAGTTCCGGATCGCCTCAGGCGAGAAGCTTCTTCTCGAGCAGAAGGATGTCCAGATGAAAGGCCATGCCATTGAATGCCGGATCTGCGCGGAAAACCCCAGTATGAATTTTGCTCCCAGCCCGGGAGAGATCAGTCTTTACTACCCGCCGGGCGGGCACGGTGTCCGGGTGGACAGCCATATTTACGGCGGCTACACGATTCCAAAATATTACGACAGCATGATTGCCAAGGTCATTACTGTTGGTCGCAACCGCGAACTTGCGCTTTCCCGTATGAACCGGGCCTTGAATGAATACCTTATTCGTGGTATCTTTACAAATATCAGCTTTGCCCAATCCATTATCAATGATCCGGATTTTGTGCGGGGCAACTATACCACCCGCTTTATCGAGGAATTCATGCAACGAACACCGAAAACTCTTTTCGAATCGAAGCACCGTCCCTAA
- the accB gene encoding acetyl-CoA carboxylase biotin carboxyl carrier protein, translating into MEFKHIKQIVDLVKRSGLTEFELEEKDFKLRLCRKSDEVQAIFQGGTPVPFNSTAMPFPATPAGGAEQASAAPEAAKEVDESKLIKSPMVGTFYSSPSPESPPFVAVGDSVSDDTVVCIVEAMKVMNEIKAEAKGSIAEILVENGDNIEYGQALFRLK; encoded by the coding sequence TTGGAATTCAAACATATAAAACAGATAGTCGACTTAGTGAAACGCAGCGGGCTCACCGAATTTGAGCTTGAGGAGAAGGACTTCAAATTGCGTCTCTGCCGCAAGAGCGATGAAGTCCAGGCAATCTTTCAGGGAGGAACGCCAGTCCCCTTCAATTCGACGGCAATGCCGTTTCCCGCAACGCCTGCCGGTGGGGCTGAACAAGCCAGTGCGGCGCCGGAGGCAGCCAAGGAAGTCGATGAAAGCAAATTGATCAAATCTCCCATGGTCGGCACCTTCTACAGTTCCCCCTCACCGGAAAGCCCGCCGTTCGTAGCCGTTGGTGATAGCGTCTCCGATGACACCGTGGTCTGCATTGTCGAGGCAATGAAGGTCATGAACGAGATCAAGGCCGAAGCAAAAGGCAGCATCGCCGAAATCCTGGTTGAAAACGGGGACAACATCGAATACGGGCAGGCCTTGTTCAGGCTGAAATAA
- a CDS encoding AsmA-like C-terminal region-containing protein — translation MGQGIRIFRWCCWKAGCGFLHCLNILLAFIAVMLTGLVTLNSLHKEVPLPDNLAQWTMGKVLGNELNTAWSAAVFDLRGGLHLEDFRLMRARNTESILTADMIRIDVSFFDLLFNQPLPIDEINSTGVNLFISASDSPSGLNESVMRISHAHLLKKQNQLVVDHLNLSTRGMRFYLTGSCPIEPLLGSRDTEQPGQSKDFFRNLLVRIQRFPTNLDLDCFVKWSGEDALNHRLDLFLLSQSLVLPMAEIEEVSLRAGLQINSERITLTSLSGQSILTFLNPKTIPRALVPWPLEPPVPISFSATGNPIQAGPLLAPENIRINFTDPFSENFPVDVMIAETSLGLASPALRWSLSGKNLFAAGSARQVEPVNPDTPDSSKPWIIDLRADLANPVLHAFFPDLPYHRLLKDTKAGRLNLHATLSPNDKSASGILLSDNLYIGQTDFSHLKSNFFLSREKLDLTRIHVQRSANEYAQGAYFQDFPSSRFSLNAYGSSFPKALDSILGDWWSPIFTHIELDKPPKADVTVWGRWRERGSVNSMTSVLGHNVSYRGVPVEEMEVRVRSNADWAYLEHLKGRIGETFIRGSLAWPTRLAQKEGRIPMLMDLKSDAPWPIVQVASGVPALKEMKLEGNPEIHVAGTIWREKGEDGNNLEEMIPDLRIELSHRNAMSEIAGWSLSGLAIAGRVTGEAIILERMSGTLADGIFTGTLDIRHWQEPAIRETHIDFELIDADYGAVLAQAVPDESSSIYRMALASETGGGKIDTSMDLSMGPNPLTNRGSGQITLSGADIGQIHLFGGLSRFFSGIGLGFSTLDLKSGSIEWRLSDGVLSIPRCFLTGPVLKLSLTGDVDVIDKQLKLQADAQFFSGFVSKMLTPVSDNFQFDITGPLENPIWKLRLNPLRWFQKRLPGQQGTSAGP, via the coding sequence ATGGGTCAAGGAATACGCATCTTTCGTTGGTGTTGCTGGAAAGCCGGTTGCGGCTTTCTTCACTGCCTGAACATCCTGTTGGCTTTTATCGCGGTCATGCTGACCGGCTTGGTGACGCTCAACAGTCTCCATAAGGAAGTCCCGCTCCCCGACAACCTGGCCCAATGGACAATGGGGAAAGTCCTCGGGAATGAATTGAATACCGCTTGGTCAGCAGCGGTTTTTGACCTCCGGGGTGGACTCCACTTAGAGGACTTCAGGCTGATGCGGGCACGCAATACTGAATCCATTCTGACCGCAGATATGATTCGGATCGATGTATCCTTTTTTGATCTTCTTTTCAACCAGCCCTTGCCCATCGACGAGATCAATTCAACCGGGGTCAATCTGTTCATTTCAGCAAGTGATTCCCCTTCCGGCTTGAACGAGTCCGTCATGCGGATCTCCCATGCACATCTTCTGAAAAAGCAAAACCAACTGGTTGTTGATCACCTGAATCTCAGCACTCGTGGCATGCGTTTTTATCTCACCGGGTCGTGCCCGATCGAACCACTACTGGGAAGCAGGGACACGGAACAACCCGGCCAGTCCAAGGATTTTTTCAGGAACCTGCTGGTGAGAATACAACGCTTCCCAACCAACCTCGACCTCGATTGCTTTGTCAAATGGTCCGGAGAAGACGCCCTCAATCACCGACTCGATTTGTTCCTTCTCTCACAATCCCTGGTTTTGCCGATGGCAGAGATTGAAGAAGTGAGCCTCCGCGCAGGTCTGCAGATCAATTCAGAAAGGATCACCCTGACCAGCTTGAGCGGACAAAGCATCCTGACTTTTTTAAACCCGAAAACCATTCCCCGAGCTCTTGTTCCCTGGCCCTTGGAACCGCCCGTCCCCATCTCCTTCAGCGCCACCGGGAATCCCATCCAAGCCGGCCCACTGCTCGCACCAGAGAATATCCGGATTAACTTTACGGACCCGTTCAGTGAAAATTTCCCTGTCGATGTCATGATTGCCGAAACCTCCCTTGGCCTGGCCTCCCCGGCCCTTCGTTGGTCCCTCAGCGGCAAAAACCTCTTCGCAGCTGGATCAGCAAGGCAGGTTGAACCAGTCAATCCGGATACACCGGATAGTTCGAAGCCTTGGATAATTGACCTTCGCGCAGACCTTGCCAATCCAGTCCTGCATGCCTTTTTCCCGGACCTTCCGTATCACCGGCTCTTGAAGGATACCAAAGCGGGTCGCCTAAATCTGCACGCTACCCTCTCCCCCAATGACAAAAGCGCTTCGGGGATCCTCCTGTCAGATAACCTTTATATTGGGCAAACAGACTTCTCACACCTTAAGAGCAACTTCTTCCTCTCCCGTGAGAAACTGGATTTGACCCGGATCCATGTCCAGCGATCAGCCAACGAGTATGCCCAGGGCGCCTATTTCCAGGATTTTCCTTCCTCGCGCTTTTCACTCAACGCCTACGGCTCCAGCTTTCCCAAAGCCCTGGATTCCATCCTTGGGGACTGGTGGTCACCAATCTTCACCCATATTGAGCTTGATAAGCCACCCAAGGCGGATGTCACAGTGTGGGGTCGATGGCGTGAGCGGGGCTCCGTGAACAGCATGACGAGTGTTCTGGGGCACAATGTGAGCTATCGGGGAGTTCCCGTGGAAGAAATGGAAGTGCGGGTCAGGAGCAATGCGGACTGGGCGTATCTGGAGCACTTGAAGGGGCGCATTGGGGAAACCTTCATCCGGGGCTCACTGGCATGGCCAACCCGGCTTGCCCAAAAGGAAGGGAGAATTCCCATGCTCATGGACCTGAAGAGTGACGCTCCATGGCCGATCGTGCAGGTGGCAAGTGGAGTTCCAGCCCTCAAGGAAATGAAACTGGAAGGGAATCCCGAAATTCATGTGGCCGGTACTATCTGGAGGGAAAAAGGAGAAGACGGAAATAATTTGGAAGAGATGATTCCCGATCTGCGGATAGAATTGAGCCACCGCAATGCGATGAGCGAGATTGCCGGGTGGAGCCTGAGCGGATTAGCCATTGCCGGGCGGGTTACGGGGGAGGCAATTATCCTTGAACGGATGTCAGGAACGCTTGCCGATGGGATTTTTACAGGAACCCTGGATATTCGCCACTGGCAGGAACCCGCCATCAGGGAGACCCATATAGATTTTGAGTTGATCGACGCGGATTACGGGGCGGTATTGGCGCAGGCTGTTCCCGATGAAAGTTCCAGCATATATCGGATGGCACTGGCCTCGGAAACAGGCGGAGGCAAGATCGATACCAGCATGGACTTGTCGATGGGTCCCAATCCATTGACCAACCGGGGTTCAGGACAAATCACGTTGAGTGGGGCAGATATCGGGCAAATCCATCTGTTCGGTGGCCTTTCGCGCTTTTTCTCAGGCATCGGTCTCGGATTCAGCACCCTTGACTTGAAATCAGGCAGTATTGAGTGGCGGTTGAGCGACGGTGTCCTGAGTATTCCCCGCTGTTTCCTTACCGGGCCGGTATTGAAATTGAGCTTAACCGGTGATGTTGACGTGATTGACAAGCAGCTGAAACTGCAGGCGGACGCCCAGTTCTTTAGCGGGTTTGTGAGCAAAATGCTGACTCCGGTGAGTGATAATTTCCAGTTTGATATCACTGGCCCCCTGGAAAACCCCATCTGGAAGCTTCGCCTGAACCCGCTCCGATGGTTCCAAAAACGCCTTCCCGGACAGCAGGGCACTTCCGCAGGCCCATAG
- a CDS encoding DUF4340 domain-containing protein, producing MRFKLTILLLALNAALACIIFYFDKVQSTQNLLDESSRLIINPDFVQDLERIEIKGLQTDQEWILEREKDQWLVSSPFEWKANPFAVEQLIFQLRRLAWESRFPVSGLESSGQSLESYDLANPTITLTLEGGESSLDLSLGAPTEIGNRLYLLSPDGEYIYVVARGLLDSLQRDLEAFLDRRIFSISVEETRAMQIQDRSASNIRVRLERNEDKWAFVSPIETAADADRVKTLLTEWQGLEVEGFENTQEGEITLNGNAIRLSLEGSSERQSIILTPVTEGEEAGMTYLARLEGFPTVFRVQAGKVERLRSVQEDLREKRVLKRYSEDWSSLAINFGELGVTLQRLENDSWQVLYTDKEKQLRSMPAAAEAVNAMKELLNTMEAERFVTDAPSEADLVRFGLNEPQRRLQVRKGSQESVELKIGGLYSDEGQTLFYASTDQSDSVFLVRPYVLSSLSLDPFNYRERIIRKLPGTARISGLSLIHRPSGLAVPMDPESSDIARAVQAALRDFVGTVRVDRFTNRPFSDPLVLADDRELEWKYIVEASVQYPSNPEDAETIRLYLSERLGGTSQYIGDPESGLVGFLPIRMIEILDSFLAEYPDTPEPLEEQPAVEVMEPVP from the coding sequence ATGCGCTTTAAACTGACCATCCTGCTTCTTGCCCTGAATGCCGCCCTGGCCTGCATCATCTTCTATTTTGACAAGGTCCAGAGTACGCAAAACCTTCTCGATGAATCCTCCCGGCTGATCATCAATCCTGATTTTGTCCAGGATCTTGAAAGGATTGAGATCAAGGGCCTCCAAACCGATCAGGAGTGGATTCTTGAGCGTGAAAAAGATCAGTGGCTTGTCTCCTCACCCTTTGAGTGGAAAGCAAACCCGTTTGCTGTCGAGCAGCTCATCTTCCAACTCCGACGTCTGGCATGGGAATCACGCTTTCCGGTTTCCGGGCTGGAGTCCTCCGGGCAATCCCTCGAGTCCTACGATCTCGCCAATCCCACGATCACCCTCACCCTTGAAGGGGGCGAATCATCATTGGACCTCTCCCTTGGCGCTCCTACGGAAATTGGAAATCGCCTCTACTTGTTATCACCAGATGGTGAATATATTTATGTAGTTGCTCGGGGACTACTGGATTCGCTCCAGCGTGACTTGGAAGCGTTTCTCGACAGGCGGATTTTCTCGATTTCGGTGGAAGAAACCCGGGCCATGCAAATCCAAGACCGTTCAGCGAGCAACATCCGGGTACGTCTTGAAAGGAATGAAGACAAATGGGCCTTTGTTTCCCCAATAGAAACCGCTGCAGACGCCGATCGCGTCAAGACCCTGCTGACCGAATGGCAAGGGCTCGAAGTGGAAGGCTTTGAGAATACTCAAGAGGGTGAAATCACGTTGAACGGCAATGCCATCCGCCTGAGTCTGGAAGGGTCGAGTGAAAGGCAGTCAATCATCCTCACACCAGTGACTGAGGGTGAAGAAGCAGGGATGACTTATTTGGCAAGGCTGGAGGGCTTTCCGACAGTTTTCCGGGTTCAAGCGGGCAAGGTGGAGCGACTGCGATCGGTTCAGGAGGACCTGCGGGAGAAGCGCGTTTTGAAACGTTACAGCGAAGACTGGAGCAGTCTGGCCATCAATTTCGGGGAGCTTGGAGTGACCTTGCAGCGTTTGGAGAATGATTCCTGGCAAGTCCTCTACACAGATAAGGAAAAACAGCTTCGATCCATGCCGGCGGCAGCGGAAGCGGTGAACGCAATGAAGGAGCTTTTGAACACAATGGAGGCAGAACGATTTGTCACGGATGCTCCTTCAGAAGCAGACCTCGTTCGCTTCGGATTGAATGAACCTCAGCGCCGGCTTCAAGTCCGCAAAGGCAGTCAGGAATCCGTCGAACTCAAGATTGGAGGGCTTTATTCGGACGAGGGGCAAACACTCTTTTATGCCTCCACGGACCAATCAGATTCTGTATTCCTGGTTCGCCCGTATGTGCTCTCTTCTCTTTCCCTTGATCCCTTTAATTACCGGGAGCGCATCATCCGCAAACTGCCCGGAACAGCCAGGATTTCAGGCTTATCGCTCATTCACCGACCCTCCGGATTGGCAGTGCCAATGGACCCGGAAAGCTCGGATATCGCCCGCGCTGTGCAGGCAGCTTTACGGGATTTTGTGGGCACCGTACGCGTTGATCGGTTCACAAACCGGCCCTTCAGCGACCCGCTGGTACTGGCCGACGACAGGGAGCTCGAATGGAAATATATCGTCGAGGCATCTGTCCAGTACCCTTCCAATCCTGAAGATGCTGAAACCATTCGGCTCTACCTCTCAGAACGGCTTGGCGGCACAAGCCAATACATCGGCGATCCGGAAAGTGGCTTGGTAGGCTTCCTCCCAATTAGGATGATTGAGATCCTCGACAGTTTTCTTGCTGAATATCCGGACACCCCGGAGCCACTCGAAGAGCAACCCGCAGTCGAAGTAATGGAACCGGTCCCCTGA
- a CDS encoding GldG family protein encodes MRRWELYQFANRLKQGNHWLQILLIFSLILGMNHFALKHFVRYDLTQNHRYALSPESKAYLSELREPVEIVVTIPADSPRQEEQVLYRYVEQLLAEYAYQSRRNGEFLISVRFVDIYKDLAEADALAREFGLDQVNAILIYSENRKRLVRADEMVSFVDRKAVAFKGESALTAAIMEVSQEKSPKLYFLTGHREVAPDDTSPRGGLSQIARELQLRNFTLEQLDLTAVSGVPEDTAILLIPDPKGPLLPSEVDKIRTYLFDKAGRVILWTRPGVDTGMKSLLREWGLLLPDQLVIEPDPAYRESTQSILIRNFGEHPITSSLIQNQTYVITGLNRPVIPGNPQPADERLHFIPLFATSNTSWSESSYQQEEAPTFNPGPDFSGPVPVAVATERRASSQLGIKVQGGRLVVFGSPDIFSNQRISSLGNVSVLFNTINWMLDRDKMLVIPPRPVATYQLSLSQNDLKKIGLMYLIVPGALALCGLLIYWVRKS; translated from the coding sequence ATGCGCCGCTGGGAATTATACCAATTTGCCAACCGTCTGAAGCAGGGTAACCACTGGCTTCAGATCCTCCTGATTTTCTCCCTGATCCTCGGGATGAACCACTTTGCCTTGAAGCATTTTGTCCGGTACGATCTGACACAAAACCACCGATACGCCTTGTCCCCCGAGTCAAAGGCCTATCTTTCGGAACTGCGGGAACCGGTGGAAATTGTTGTCACGATTCCTGCCGACTCTCCCCGTCAGGAGGAGCAAGTTCTTTACCGTTACGTGGAACAACTCCTCGCGGAATATGCTTATCAAAGCCGCCGCAATGGGGAATTTCTCATCTCTGTCAGGTTTGTTGATATATACAAGGATTTGGCCGAGGCGGATGCCTTGGCGAGAGAGTTTGGTCTCGATCAGGTCAACGCCATCCTTATCTACTCCGAAAACCGGAAACGCCTCGTCCGGGCGGATGAGATGGTCTCCTTCGTTGATCGAAAAGCCGTGGCATTCAAGGGAGAATCTGCCCTCACCGCTGCCATCATGGAGGTTTCCCAGGAAAAATCCCCTAAACTTTATTTCCTTACGGGACACCGGGAAGTAGCGCCCGACGACACCTCACCAAGGGGTGGCCTTTCCCAGATTGCCCGTGAACTGCAGTTGCGCAACTTCACCCTCGAACAGCTGGACCTGACGGCCGTGAGTGGCGTCCCCGAGGATACCGCCATCCTGCTGATCCCGGATCCCAAGGGCCCACTCCTGCCATCTGAGGTGGATAAGATCCGGACCTACCTGTTCGACAAGGCTGGACGGGTAATTCTGTGGACGCGGCCCGGTGTCGATACAGGCATGAAATCCTTGCTCCGGGAATGGGGCCTCCTCCTTCCAGACCAACTGGTTATTGAGCCTGATCCCGCCTACCGGGAATCGACCCAAAGCATCCTTATCCGGAATTTTGGGGAACATCCCATCACCAGCTCCCTTATCCAGAACCAGACTTACGTCATTACCGGTCTCAATCGCCCGGTCATTCCCGGCAACCCGCAACCAGCCGATGAACGGCTCCATTTTATCCCCTTGTTTGCCACCTCGAATACATCGTGGAGTGAATCCTCCTACCAGCAGGAAGAGGCCCCAACCTTCAATCCCGGACCGGACTTTTCAGGTCCTGTACCGGTCGCCGTCGCAACCGAAAGACGGGCCTCAAGTCAACTGGGCATCAAGGTTCAAGGCGGACGCCTGGTTGTCTTCGGTTCCCCGGACATATTTTCCAACCAGCGCATCTCCTCACTTGGAAATGTCTCTGTCTTGTTCAATACGATCAACTGGATGCTCGACCGGGACAAAATGCTGGTGATCCCTCCACGCCCGGTCGCCACCTATCAGCTTTCCCTCAGTCAGAACGATCTCAAAAAAATTGGCCTTATGTACCTGATTGTTCCCGGAGCTCTGGCCCTTTGTGGGCTTCTCATCTACTGGGTACGCAAATCCTGA